One region of Culex pipiens pallens isolate TS chromosome 2, TS_CPP_V2, whole genome shotgun sequence genomic DNA includes:
- the LOC120423256 gene encoding hexokinase type 2 isoform X2 has product MDLVKPFMDLHVDRVSKEIREQCQELILTDKQMEEIMRRVLKEINNGLHKETQPTADVKCFITYVQDLPNGKEKGKFLALDLGGTNFRVLLIHLKDENDFEMLSKIYAIPQSIMLGSGTQLFDHIAECLANFMKEHAVYDEKLPLGFTFSFPLTQLGLTKGMLARWTKGFNCSGVVGEDVVQLLKDAIARRGDVAITVMAILNDSTGTLMSCAHSNHNCRIGVIIGTGSNACYVEKVENCEMFDGYKDPNKQHVLINTEWGAFGDNGALDFVRTEYDREIDHFSINKGRQIQEKMISGMYMGELARLAIVKFTKAGLLFGGVGSDILFKRGQFFTKYVSEIESDKPGTYSYCRDVLDELGLEHATDEDCANVRYICECVSSRAAHLVSAGIAALINKMDEKSVTVGVDGSVYRFHPKFHDLMVQKIRQFVKPDISFDLMLSEDGSGRGAALVAAVACREAH; this is encoded by the exons ATGGATTTGGTCAAGCCGTTCATGGATCTGCACGTGGATCGAGTGAGCAAGGAA ATCCGCGAACAATGCCAGGAGCTGATTCTGACAGACAAACAGATGGAGGAGATCATGCGGCGGGTGCTGAAGGAGATCAACAACGGTCTCCACAAAGAGACACAGCCGACGGCGGACGTCAAGTGCTTCATCACCTACGTGCAGGACCTGCCGAACGGCAAAG AAAAGGGCAAATTCCTCGCGCTCGATCTGGGCGGTACCAACTTCCGAGTACTGCTGATCCACCTCAAGGACGAGAACGACTTCGAGATGCTGTCGAAAATCTACGCCATTCCACAGAGTATTATGCTTGGCAGTGGGACGCAACTGTTTGACCACATTGCGGAGTGTTTAGCCAACTTTATGAAG GAACATGCAGTGTACGATGAAAAACTACCTCTAGGCTTCACATTCTCATTCCCGCTGACGCAGCTCGGTCTGACCAAGGGCATGCTGGCCCGGTGGACCAAGGGTTTCAACTGCTCCGGTGTCGTCGGCGAGGACGTCGTCCAGCTGCTGAAGGATGCCATTGCCAGGCGAGGG GACGTTGCAATAACTGTGATGGCAATCTTGAACGACTCGACCGGAACGCTAATGTCGTGTGCGCATAGCAATCACAATTGTAGAATTGGAGTGATAATTG GCACTGGCAGCAACGCGTGCTACGTCGAGAAGGTCGAGAACTGCGAAATGTTCGACGGCTACAAGGACCCGAACAAACAGCATGTCCTGATCAACACCGAGTGGGGTGCGTTCGGCGATAACGGCGCGCTCGACTTTGTCCGGACAGAGTACGACCGGGAGATCGATCACTTCAGTATAAACAAGGGCAGACAGAT ACAAGAGAAGATGATCTCCGGAATGTACATGGGCGAGCTGGCTCGCCTGGCCATCGTCAAGTTCACCAAGGCCGGCCTGCTGTTCGGCGGCGTCGGTTCCGACATCCTGTTCAAGCGGGGCCAGTTCTTCACCAAGTACGTGTCAGAAATCGAGTCCGACAAGCCCGGAACGTACAGCTACTGCCGCGACGTGCTCGACGAGTTGGGCCTGGAGCACGCCACCGACGAGGACTGCGCGAACGTGCGCTACATCTGCGAGTGCGTGTCGAGCCGGGCCGCCCACCTCGTGTCCGCCGGTATCGCCGCCCTCATCAACAAGATGGACGAGAAGAGTGTGACG GTCGGCGTTGACGGCTCGGTGTATCGTTTCCACCCGAAATTCCACGATCTGATGGTGCAAAAGATCAGACAGTTTGTGAAGCCCGACATCAGCTTCGACCTGATGCTGTCCGAGGACGGTTCCGGGCGCGGAGCAGCACTCGTGGCCGCGGTGGCGTGTAGAGAAGCCCACTAG
- the LOC120423256 gene encoding hexokinase type 2 isoform X1 yields MDLVKPFMDLHVDRVSKEIREQCQELILTDKQMEEIMRRVLKEINNGLHKETQPTADVKCFITYVQDLPNGKEKGKFLALDLGGTNFRVLLIHLKDENDFEMLSKIYAIPQSIMLGSGTQLFDHIAECLANFMKEHAVYDEKLPLGFTFSFPLTQLGLTKGMLARWTKGFNCSGVVGEDVVQLLKDAIARRGDVQIEICAILNDTTGTLMSCAWKNHNCRIGLIVGTGSNACYVEKVENCEMFDGYKDPNKQHVLINTEWGAFGDNGALDFVRTEYDREIDHFSINKGRQIQEKMISGMYMGELARLAIVKFTKAGLLFGGVGSDILFKRGQFFTKYVSEIESDKPGTYSYCRDVLDELGLEHATDEDCANVRYICECVSSRAAHLVSAGIAALINKMDEKSVTVGVDGSVYRFHPKFHDLMVQKIRQFVKPDISFDLMLSEDGSGRGAALVAAVACREAH; encoded by the exons ATGGATTTGGTCAAGCCGTTCATGGATCTGCACGTGGATCGAGTGAGCAAGGAA ATCCGCGAACAATGCCAGGAGCTGATTCTGACAGACAAACAGATGGAGGAGATCATGCGGCGGGTGCTGAAGGAGATCAACAACGGTCTCCACAAAGAGACACAGCCGACGGCGGACGTCAAGTGCTTCATCACCTACGTGCAGGACCTGCCGAACGGCAAAG AAAAGGGCAAATTCCTCGCGCTCGATCTGGGCGGTACCAACTTCCGAGTACTGCTGATCCACCTCAAGGACGAGAACGACTTCGAGATGCTGTCGAAAATCTACGCCATTCCACAGAGTATTATGCTTGGCAGTGGGACGCAACTGTTTGACCACATTGCGGAGTGTTTAGCCAACTTTATGAAG GAACATGCAGTGTACGATGAAAAACTACCTCTAGGCTTCACATTCTCATTCCCGCTGACGCAGCTCGGTCTGACCAAGGGCATGCTGGCCCGGTGGACCAAGGGTTTCAACTGCTCCGGTGTCGTCGGCGAGGACGTCGTCCAGCTGCTGAAGGATGCCATTGCCAGGCGAGGG GATGTTCAAATCGAAATCTGTGCCATTCTCAACGATACCACGGGTACGCTGATGTCCTGTGCGTGGAAGAACCACAACTGTAGAATCGGACTGATCGTCG GCACTGGCAGCAACGCGTGCTACGTCGAGAAGGTCGAGAACTGCGAAATGTTCGACGGCTACAAGGACCCGAACAAACAGCATGTCCTGATCAACACCGAGTGGGGTGCGTTCGGCGATAACGGCGCGCTCGACTTTGTCCGGACAGAGTACGACCGGGAGATCGATCACTTCAGTATAAACAAGGGCAGACAGAT ACAAGAGAAGATGATCTCCGGAATGTACATGGGCGAGCTGGCTCGCCTGGCCATCGTCAAGTTCACCAAGGCCGGCCTGCTGTTCGGCGGCGTCGGTTCCGACATCCTGTTCAAGCGGGGCCAGTTCTTCACCAAGTACGTGTCAGAAATCGAGTCCGACAAGCCCGGAACGTACAGCTACTGCCGCGACGTGCTCGACGAGTTGGGCCTGGAGCACGCCACCGACGAGGACTGCGCGAACGTGCGCTACATCTGCGAGTGCGTGTCGAGCCGGGCCGCCCACCTCGTGTCCGCCGGTATCGCCGCCCTCATCAACAAGATGGACGAGAAGAGTGTGACG GTCGGCGTTGACGGCTCGGTGTATCGTTTCCACCCGAAATTCCACGATCTGATGGTGCAAAAGATCAGACAGTTTGTGAAGCCCGACATCAGCTTCGACCTGATGCTGTCCGAGGACGGTTCCGGGCGCGGAGCAGCACTCGTGGCCGCGGTGGCGTGTAGAGAAGCCCACTAG
- the LOC120423256 gene encoding hexokinase type 2 isoform X3 — MGIIKDNFSKIREQCQELILTDKQMEEIMRRVLKEINNGLHKETQPTADVKCFITYVQDLPNGKEKGKFLALDLGGTNFRVLLIHLKDENDFEMLSKIYAIPQSIMLGSGTQLFDHIAECLANFMKEHAVYDEKLPLGFTFSFPLTQLGLTKGMLARWTKGFNCSGVVGEDVVQLLKDAIARRGDVQIEICAILNDTTGTLMSCAWKNHNCRIGLIVGTGSNACYVEKVENCEMFDGYKDPNKQHVLINTEWGAFGDNGALDFVRTEYDREIDHFSINKGRQIQEKMISGMYMGELARLAIVKFTKAGLLFGGVGSDILFKRGQFFTKYVSEIESDKPGTYSYCRDVLDELGLEHATDEDCANVRYICECVSSRAAHLVSAGIAALINKMDEKSVTVGVDGSVYRFHPKFHDLMVQKIRQFVKPDISFDLMLSEDGSGRGAALVAAVACREAH, encoded by the exons ATGGGAATCATCAAAGATAACTTTAGCAAG ATCCGCGAACAATGCCAGGAGCTGATTCTGACAGACAAACAGATGGAGGAGATCATGCGGCGGGTGCTGAAGGAGATCAACAACGGTCTCCACAAAGAGACACAGCCGACGGCGGACGTCAAGTGCTTCATCACCTACGTGCAGGACCTGCCGAACGGCAAAG AAAAGGGCAAATTCCTCGCGCTCGATCTGGGCGGTACCAACTTCCGAGTACTGCTGATCCACCTCAAGGACGAGAACGACTTCGAGATGCTGTCGAAAATCTACGCCATTCCACAGAGTATTATGCTTGGCAGTGGGACGCAACTGTTTGACCACATTGCGGAGTGTTTAGCCAACTTTATGAAG GAACATGCAGTGTACGATGAAAAACTACCTCTAGGCTTCACATTCTCATTCCCGCTGACGCAGCTCGGTCTGACCAAGGGCATGCTGGCCCGGTGGACCAAGGGTTTCAACTGCTCCGGTGTCGTCGGCGAGGACGTCGTCCAGCTGCTGAAGGATGCCATTGCCAGGCGAGGG GATGTTCAAATCGAAATCTGTGCCATTCTCAACGATACCACGGGTACGCTGATGTCCTGTGCGTGGAAGAACCACAACTGTAGAATCGGACTGATCGTCG GCACTGGCAGCAACGCGTGCTACGTCGAGAAGGTCGAGAACTGCGAAATGTTCGACGGCTACAAGGACCCGAACAAACAGCATGTCCTGATCAACACCGAGTGGGGTGCGTTCGGCGATAACGGCGCGCTCGACTTTGTCCGGACAGAGTACGACCGGGAGATCGATCACTTCAGTATAAACAAGGGCAGACAGAT ACAAGAGAAGATGATCTCCGGAATGTACATGGGCGAGCTGGCTCGCCTGGCCATCGTCAAGTTCACCAAGGCCGGCCTGCTGTTCGGCGGCGTCGGTTCCGACATCCTGTTCAAGCGGGGCCAGTTCTTCACCAAGTACGTGTCAGAAATCGAGTCCGACAAGCCCGGAACGTACAGCTACTGCCGCGACGTGCTCGACGAGTTGGGCCTGGAGCACGCCACCGACGAGGACTGCGCGAACGTGCGCTACATCTGCGAGTGCGTGTCGAGCCGGGCCGCCCACCTCGTGTCCGCCGGTATCGCCGCCCTCATCAACAAGATGGACGAGAAGAGTGTGACG GTCGGCGTTGACGGCTCGGTGTATCGTTTCCACCCGAAATTCCACGATCTGATGGTGCAAAAGATCAGACAGTTTGTGAAGCCCGACATCAGCTTCGACCTGATGCTGTCCGAGGACGGTTCCGGGCGCGGAGCAGCACTCGTGGCCGCGGTGGCGTGTAGAGAAGCCCACTAG
- the LOC120423256 gene encoding hexokinase type 2 isoform X4, with protein sequence MSTSEKIREQCQELILTDKQMEEIMRRVLKEINNGLHKETQPTADVKCFITYVQDLPNGKEKGKFLALDLGGTNFRVLLIHLKDENDFEMLSKIYAIPQSIMLGSGTQLFDHIAECLANFMKEHAVYDEKLPLGFTFSFPLTQLGLTKGMLARWTKGFNCSGVVGEDVVQLLKDAIARRGDVQIEICAILNDTTGTLMSCAWKNHNCRIGLIVGTGSNACYVEKVENCEMFDGYKDPNKQHVLINTEWGAFGDNGALDFVRTEYDREIDHFSINKGRQIQEKMISGMYMGELARLAIVKFTKAGLLFGGVGSDILFKRGQFFTKYVSEIESDKPGTYSYCRDVLDELGLEHATDEDCANVRYICECVSSRAAHLVSAGIAALINKMDEKSVTVGVDGSVYRFHPKFHDLMVQKIRQFVKPDISFDLMLSEDGSGRGAALVAAVACREAH encoded by the exons ATGTCGACTTCAGAAAAG ATCCGCGAACAATGCCAGGAGCTGATTCTGACAGACAAACAGATGGAGGAGATCATGCGGCGGGTGCTGAAGGAGATCAACAACGGTCTCCACAAAGAGACACAGCCGACGGCGGACGTCAAGTGCTTCATCACCTACGTGCAGGACCTGCCGAACGGCAAAG AAAAGGGCAAATTCCTCGCGCTCGATCTGGGCGGTACCAACTTCCGAGTACTGCTGATCCACCTCAAGGACGAGAACGACTTCGAGATGCTGTCGAAAATCTACGCCATTCCACAGAGTATTATGCTTGGCAGTGGGACGCAACTGTTTGACCACATTGCGGAGTGTTTAGCCAACTTTATGAAG GAACATGCAGTGTACGATGAAAAACTACCTCTAGGCTTCACATTCTCATTCCCGCTGACGCAGCTCGGTCTGACCAAGGGCATGCTGGCCCGGTGGACCAAGGGTTTCAACTGCTCCGGTGTCGTCGGCGAGGACGTCGTCCAGCTGCTGAAGGATGCCATTGCCAGGCGAGGG GATGTTCAAATCGAAATCTGTGCCATTCTCAACGATACCACGGGTACGCTGATGTCCTGTGCGTGGAAGAACCACAACTGTAGAATCGGACTGATCGTCG GCACTGGCAGCAACGCGTGCTACGTCGAGAAGGTCGAGAACTGCGAAATGTTCGACGGCTACAAGGACCCGAACAAACAGCATGTCCTGATCAACACCGAGTGGGGTGCGTTCGGCGATAACGGCGCGCTCGACTTTGTCCGGACAGAGTACGACCGGGAGATCGATCACTTCAGTATAAACAAGGGCAGACAGAT ACAAGAGAAGATGATCTCCGGAATGTACATGGGCGAGCTGGCTCGCCTGGCCATCGTCAAGTTCACCAAGGCCGGCCTGCTGTTCGGCGGCGTCGGTTCCGACATCCTGTTCAAGCGGGGCCAGTTCTTCACCAAGTACGTGTCAGAAATCGAGTCCGACAAGCCCGGAACGTACAGCTACTGCCGCGACGTGCTCGACGAGTTGGGCCTGGAGCACGCCACCGACGAGGACTGCGCGAACGTGCGCTACATCTGCGAGTGCGTGTCGAGCCGGGCCGCCCACCTCGTGTCCGCCGGTATCGCCGCCCTCATCAACAAGATGGACGAGAAGAGTGTGACG GTCGGCGTTGACGGCTCGGTGTATCGTTTCCACCCGAAATTCCACGATCTGATGGTGCAAAAGATCAGACAGTTTGTGAAGCCCGACATCAGCTTCGACCTGATGCTGTCCGAGGACGGTTCCGGGCGCGGAGCAGCACTCGTGGCCGCGGTGGCGTGTAGAGAAGCCCACTAG